The DNA sequence CTGACCTTCGGGTGCTGTATCAGCCATAATAGCAACCTCAGTACCAACAGCATAATTGCCGCTTCCGCTGCCATCGGTTACTGATAATTCAAATTGAAGGGTTTCGTAAGTGGCTGTAAGGCTGATGTCCTGCCCCGGCATTACTATTGTTGTTGCCGCAGAATTCACATCAGAAACATAATCTGTATCACCTGACCAATAGGCAAAGGTTGTTCCCTCGGGCGCCGCTTCTGCTACAATAGCAACCTCAGCACCAACAGCATAACGGCCACTTCCGCTGCCATCGGTTACTGTCAAAGTATATGACTGTCCGATCTCCTCAAAAATCGCCTCAATAGCAATCGCTTGCGCTGGCATCGTCAGTGTTGTGCTTGCCGCTTCCGCATTCTCCAAGTATTCAACGTCCCCAGACCAATGACTGAACTCCTGACCTTCAGGTGCTGCTTCAGCCACAATATCAACTTCAGTGCCAACAGCATAACGGCCACTTCCGCTACCATCGGTTACTGATAATTCAAAATGAAGGGTTTCGTAAGTGGCTGTAAGACTGATGTCCTGCGCAGGCATCACGACTGTTGTTGCCGCAGAATTCACATCAGAAACATAATCTACATCACCTGACCAGGCCAAAAATGTCTCTCCTTCCAATGGCGTTTCCGCCCGAATTGCAACCTCATCCCCTTCTTCATACTGACCGCTACCTGCTCCGCGGTTTACCATCAAATTAAATAGCGTGAGTGGTTGTTCGAAACGCGCACGTAGATAAATATTTCGATTAGGCATCGTGAATGTTTGCGTGGTATTCATCGGGTCATCTTCCAAAATAAAAGTTGCCCCTTCCCAGCCGACAAATTCTAAGCCTTCGGGCGCCACATCAGCCTGAACGGTTACCGATGCCCCAGCAGAAAAATAGCCGGAGCCACTTCCGTTTTCGATCGTCAGCTCCACCTTCGGCGCTTCGCCAATCCAGGTGATATTATCGATATGGACAGGTGATTTTGAATTACTTACACAAACAATTTTCAGTTCTGTGCCCGCGGCCATGTCAAGATTTTCCCAACTGAATTCCTCCGCTGCCGACTGATTTATCGGTACTTCCACCGTCTGAAGAAGCGTTCCGTTCAAATAAACCTCCAAAGCTCCATTTTCTCGCCCATCGCCCATTTGGTTCTGCTGTGCCTGAAATTTCAAGGTATGAAAACCGATCGGGATGATGCCTTTAATTTCTGCAGAAGTCAAATTATCACCGCTACCGGTTTGCCCTCTTAATCTCAGGGTGTTGCCGTCAATAACCGATGTTCGCGACACTTCTTCCAAAGCCCAGTTCACCCCATGGTTACCTACAAAAGTAACACCACGTTGCCATGGCGCGTAATCGGGCAAATGGCCAAAAGTTTCGATGCCCTGCGATGCGGTTCCATGCTGAATTATCGCGATATTTTTGGACTGACACCCATAGACTGAAATTACCGCATGGCGTGTAATCGCCCCGCCGTAAGGCTCCACCTCCACGGTCAGCTGATCTCCTTCCCTTTCCACTTTGGCAAAACCGTGATCCACCTCAAAATCAAATGCTTCATAACTGGTTACGGCTATGGTCGCGGTTCCCCCTTGTGCATCGAAAGTCAATTGATCTTCAGTCAGTAAAATATCACAATCATTTTGCTGCGGCAATGAGCGGCGCCAAGGGCCAACGCCTGCCGTAGCGACATAATAAACTGCACGATCATTTTCCTGAATAATTTTTGCCTGCGTGGTCATGGCATGTGGCATAGCAGTGGCATTTTTCCCGGAGAAAGTCCAGTCAGACCATTGTAATTCTGAATCCTGATCTACGGTTGCTAAAAACACACCCAGCCCTTTTTTGTGGCTGTTCACCATGGTACAAACCACGAGGTGATCGCCATCGGCGGCCAGGCCCCCAATATTTATGGTTCGGCTATTTGCGGCCCACTTTTCTGGACGAATGCTTAAAGACTTGGCAGCATCAAAACCGGTAAACTCCCAGGCTTCGGCAGTGTCAAAATTATCTGCGTAAGGATTTTTATTCAAATACAAACCGTAATGCCCATTGATGGACGTAATCGCGGCAATCCAAACCTGTCCGTTACCACGGTTCCAAACATAAAGGTCGTTGGTAGAGCGGTTGAAACTGTCAGGAAGAATGGTCCAGCTAAACACCCCTTCGTCGTTGCGGTGCCCACGGAAAATCCGGCCATTAGCCCCCGTATTGTGCCCTGCGGCAAAGAGGTAACTGGCATCCGTTGGGTCCACCCATACATCACGAATATCAAAGCCATCCAAGGCTTCAGGAGTGATTTTTCGCCAGTCCTGAGTACCATCATACACTGCCTCAATGTCTTCAGCAACCCATATTCCACCGTCGGCAGTACCAGCGATACCACGGGTACCCACATATACTCTTCCAAGTTGATGACTGTCGTGGGTCATGACCCTGAAATTTCTTGAAGGCAGCCCCTGAGTTTCTCCGGCACCATTAGGCACGGCACCACCAATCAGTTTCCAGTCAGATTTATCATTCAACGTTTCCGTGTTCAATTTCAAAGCATACAAGGCTCCAGCGGTAGGGCTTGGTGCCCCAAAACCTTTTCGGGCATCTACGAGTACCATTGGGCTTTCTGTGGGTACTGTCAGCACCGACATCACATTGGTTACTCCCTGTGGCCCTTCTTCA is a window from the Persicobacter psychrovividus genome containing:
- a CDS encoding InlB B-repeat-containing protein; its protein translation is MILRLHFLSLFIFCCSFMVSGQNFGDADQWESLNPGGGGQIQDLYFDRQTEGRIWFSSDMEGIYRSDDFGQHWTHVSRDLVHGMSFTLLQEKNGSRMYQGGLYGANISDNAWTDHPLEVTWATIPITEGDAIASIGISSNDQMVVLAPGWQNKDPQKCQNAILEPVQDLASGKFNGVRNIYISHDAGMSWETAVYEQTPGYRHVFGVAVHPFSDDIYIGAASGIYRSQDQGASFQLIDAPENALRGAGDATNCNSRPDGGSRGLTIDASGKHLYAVYQTQGGSSYEDKRWEIFHANIHEDGTLGQWTKVMNNLASTAEWYNPKVDPRSTATEQKLLIGTVWSNNANRVGLWEATLNFDQQDELQQHSWEKIIEKPTKGANGNCFEFEVGWEERAFIVRAYDYAPKSWNAPAIVAMGGMNVFLGDPLADGFPCSAASWHEIYGEIIQSSATSHTMSRTRGFASPYAYDMDVYENYMLQGNADHGLLQSFDYGYSWTSEEGPQGVTNVMSVLTVPTESPMVLVDARKGFGAPSPTAGALYALKLNTETLNDKSDWKLIGGAVPNGAGETQGLPSRNFRVMTHDSHQLGRVYVGTRGIAGTADGGIWVAEDIEAVYDGTQDWRKITPEALDGFDIRDVWVDPTDASYLFAAGHNTGANGRIFRGHRNDEGVFSWTILPDSFNRSTNDLYVWNRGNGQVWIAAITSINGHYGLYLNKNPYADNFDTAEAWEFTGFDAAKSLSIRPEKWAANSRTINIGGLAADGDHLVVCTMVNSHKKGLGVFLATVDQDSELQWSDWTFSGKNATAMPHAMTTQAKIIQENDRAVYYVATAGVGPWRRSLPQQNDCDILLTEDQLTFDAQGGTATIAVTSYEAFDFEVDHGFAKVEREGDQLTVEVEPYGGAITRHAVISVYGCQSKNIAIIQHGTASQGIETFGHLPDYAPWQRGVTFVGNHGVNWALEEVSRTSVIDGNTLRLRGQTGSGDNLTSAEIKGIIPIGFHTLKFQAQQNQMGDGRENGALEVYLNGTLLQTVEVPINQSAAEEFSWENLDMAAGTELKIVCVSNSKSPVHIDNITWIGEAPKVELTIENGSGSGYFSAGASVTVQADVAPEGLEFVGWEGATFILEDDPMNTTQTFTMPNRNIYLRARFEQPLTLFNLMVNRGAGSGQYEEGDEVAIRAETPLEGETFLAWSGDVDYVSDVNSAATTVVMPAQDISLTATYETLHFELSVTDGSGSGRYAVGTEVDIVAEAAPEGQEFSHWSGDVEYLENAEAASTTLTMPAQAIAIEAIFEEIGQSYTLTVTDGSGSGRYAVGAEVAIVAEAAPEGTTFAYWSGDTDYVSDVNSAATTIVMPGQDISLTATYETLQFELSVTDGSGSGNYAVGTEVAIMADTAPEGQEFSHWSGDVEYLENAEVASTTLTMPAQAVAIEAIFEEIEQLYTLTVTGGSGSGNYLEGNRVEITATVPTGEVFLHWTGDTQAVEDVNEAKSYVTIGQEDLEIEAIFEQIPLGSRQESSSKIYPNPAAGQFMFSASDAGGMLIIYNALGKTVASIQIQAGRKPIDVSHLPEGMYFVSFNGQIEKLLIKRN